Genomic DNA from Miscanthus floridulus cultivar M001 unplaced genomic scaffold, ASM1932011v1 fs_862_1_2, whole genome shotgun sequence:
ACATTTGAATGCTATCCTTACCTAGAAAAGAAACCATTCCACTCTATTCCTCATTATATATACTCTGCTACAAATTTTTAGCACAACACATGGGGTATCATTCCTCCCTCAATTCCAAATTGTAACtgattttagcttttctaggtaTATAACTTTTGCAATGCATCTAGATGTttgttatgtctagatacatagtaaaatctatgaatctagaaaagccaaaataacCTACAACTTAGAACAGTGGGAGTAGTTTTTAAACTCCAAAAACCAGCCCTACCTACCATATCGGGCCGAAAGCAGCTCACAGATTCCCACGGGACCATTTTCTTTCAATCTTCTTAACAAAGTACCATATTACTTCCAATTACTATATATCTTATCCCTCATTTACAAATCATAAAGGCTACAATGGCTATACTTAATTGCTAAGGTCATTCTCATAGGGGGTTTCATCTCAGTTTTCAAGACTCCTCCATCTTAGAAACAGTGTAGACAAGTTTTATTCCCCATAAAACTTATTTCATCCTATGAAACTTATATCATATATCTCTTCATCTATACTATGTCATGTCATCTTATTTAATATATAACTATGAAACTCCTATAGAACCCttactgagactggcctaaggcTTCAATAATGCTATAACTAGAATAGTTTCCATATCATTCAATATCATGTCCCGTATGATATTTTGCTGATGTGGTTAACCATATTAAGAAATGAGAGAGACGAAAACAACAAGAAACTGGATCTCATGTGAGAAACTAGGTCTTTCACAAAAACCAAAGTTTAGAAAACTAGTACATAAAAATCTATTAGAATGAGCATCACTACCAAGACACAAAAAGAGAGTGGGGACGAAGACAACGATCGGAAAAGAGAGGAGAAATATAACTAGAGTCGTTCATTTTATAGCCATAATTATTAGACAGTGTGTACATGGCACTTTTCTGTAACTTCTTCAGTCTCAGAAAATAAATACAAACGAACTGATTATAGATCTGTTGGTTGGGTTCCTTGTGATAGAACCTGTTCGTCCGGGTTCAAGTTCTCGACTTAgcacgggtgctcgtatttttctgtATTTATTTCAGGAATTAATGGGgtgctatgctttcagtggtaggcgacgtcctcGTCGATAGTGAGGCGCATGTGGGGATTTAAtggcgctatgctttcagtggtaggcgacgtctcCGTCGATAGCGAGGCGcttgtggtgacttcgtgaattccAAGATTTGCCGGCTCAGTCATTCGGAGGTGCTTATAGGGGTGAGTGAGCATTGCGtatgtgtgttcataggggtgagtgtgtgtGCGTGTTGTGAGCGTCGTACCGTGtaaaattctcaaaaaaaaaactccGTTCCTTTAATTTAGAGCAACAAAAGGAAACTAAAGCTCCATCTGTCAGTGGTATCAATTCCAAGCGTGCTTAGGATGTTAGAACTAAGTGCATAGGCTTTAATTTTAAAAAGGCTACTCTGCACATACATGTGGAAGATGCTCTAGCCGACGTCACAACATGAACATCGCCGGGGGTTAAAGCCTCCTAGAAAAAGTATACAGGATGTCTCGTGACATGTCGTTAAAAGAAGCTTTCACGTTCGACCAGAGAGTTACAATATAttaattagaaaaaaaaagagaaaaagaataTATGTCATGAATTTCGTGATAATCTAATGGCCTAGATTAACCCAAAAATACATTGGTTGAGACGGTTTAAAAAATCGTGATTAATCAGAATATAGAAAAAAACCTACCCCATTATCTTTTATGATGATCACAGTCTAGATTAATCAAAAGAATCCATACCTAATACAACTGTAAGATAATAATAATTAGAACAAAAAGACATATAGTGTTGAATCTTTTGATTATCTAACGGCTTAGATTAAATCAAAGAGACTATGGCTAACATAATTATAAGATTAATAAAAAACAGAAAATAAGAAAAATGAACCGACGCTATGTAATTGTTCATTGGTATAGTTTACATTTAATTATCGGTGAAACCTATCAAATATATCTAAAATTTAAAATAAAGTATATTTTACAACCGCAAACTGAGCGTAGCTCAGCTGATTGGGTTCCTTATGGTGTAACCTACTCACCCGGGTTCAAGTCCCCGACTTGACACGGGTGTTCGCATTTTTCTGAACTTaggatttattctaggatttaacggcACTATTCCTTCAGTGGTACGCGACGTGTCCGTCGTCAGCGAGGCGCCTATGGTGATTTCGTCAATCTTGAGATTTGCCGTTCCAACTCAGTTCTTCGGAGGAGCTCATAGGGTAGGGTGAGTGTGCGCTCGTGTATATATGAGCGTCTGCGTCTGCAACATGGTCTCGCAAAAAAAGTTTATTTTACAACTGAATGTTTGCAGACTAAGATTTAGGAAATTCAAAATTATGCATCCCTGTTTTGAACGGAATCGTATTTTCcacaataatcaaatcatcagtAACTTTTAGTTTGAGATTTCACAAAACAATTAAGTTTTGGCACCGGGTTTTGCCAATGAAATTTTGCTAATTTTTGAAATGTGAATCTGGTGCTACAAAAAGTAGTTCAAGATTGATTTAGCAGTAAAATCTATATGGCCAATACATTAAAATACGATATCAATGCAGGAGGATACTTCCATGCATATGATTGTAGTTTATTCCAATATTTGATGTATGGTATATGAGCTGTTTTTACCATCTCATGACAACTCTTGGATTGCCGAGATTTAAAACGATGGATTTACAAAGTGCTAGGGATAAAAAGAACTTAACAGAAGAGGCAAGGTCAACTTTTCTTGTGTTGATCGAAAATCAAGAGACTCTATACGCAACTAGACAGCTCACTCGTTTGGTTTGTAGGACGAGCTAGGGAATGAACTAGATTACGCGGGTCATGAACAAGATTTTTCTAATGATGCCGGATGATGCCCTACATGTGCAACGACAAGCATCCCAAAACAGTGGGTTCTCAGCCTCCTGCAAGTCAAGAAAAGTAGAAATATTTTTTCCCAGTCACAAAAGAAGAGAAGGATATGATCCGGCTTGTAGGGTACTAGAGTTAAGCCTGTGGATACGCATATATATGGGCCACCATGCGTCGATGCTGCACTGCATTACGTGTAAGATCAAATGTTAATTGTAGGACACGAATTAGCAACAATGGTTCGCCTATATAAATAGCAGCAACTGCAGAGCGATCGAGAGATGCGAGCGAGTAGGCAGGCAACAACTAACCAGCGAGCTAGCTAGACTCTCAATCACCAGACGAAAGAAATTCGGAGATGGCAAACAACGCCATCAACCCAGACGCAAGAGCGCAGATAACAGAAAATAGCGATACCACGGGGACAGGACGACGTAACGACGCGACGACAGGCAGTAGTAACCTTGGTGAGGGCGTCGCCGATGCCATGGACGCGAAGTCCAGCAAGGCGAACGTGGCCGCCGAGAAGGTACTGTCGGTGTCGGCGAACCTGGCGAAGCTGCTGCCGTCGGGCGCGGTGCTGGTGTTGCAGACGCTGTCGGCGTCCTTCACCAACCAGGGCGCCTGTAACGTCGCCAACAAGTGGCTCAGCGCCTCGCTCGTCGCCTTCCTCACCGCCGCCTGCATCTTCCTCACCTTCACCGACTGCATCGTGCACAAGGGCAAGATCTACTACGGCGTGGCGCTCCCGCGGCGCCTCAACGTGTTCGGCCTCACCAAGAGGGAGGAGCGCGAGCTGCTCAAGGCGCTCCGGGGCGAGCTCAAGGAGCGCCGCCTCAAGACGCTCGACTGGGTCCATGCCTTCTTCACCGCCATCGTCTTCATCTCCATAGCCATGGGCGACGTCGGGCTCCAGAAGTGCTTCGTCCCGGATCTGGACAGCGACCACATGAAGAACGTCAAGGAGCTGCTGAGGAATGCGCCGCTGGGGCTGGCGCTCCTGTCCAGCTTCGTCTTCATGATCTTCCCCACCAGAAGACGCGGCGTCGGCTTCGACAACAGCGACCGCGGCGATACCCCTCCATCTGAGGAGGACAAAAAAAAGGCTAACCAGCAGCAGTCAAAGGAAAACGCGTCAACCAACGTTTAGAATCACAGAAATTCCAAGAAAAAATGGGTGAAACTAAAACTTTTTTGTTTGCTTACGTTTTGACTTCCTGCTTCCTGCAACTATTGGTACGGTGTGTTTCATATTTGTTTGTGTGCTTATTTGGGTAAAATTAAAAGGATGTAATGCCTGTTTGTGTGCTTATTTCAGTTTGCTTTTTTGTATTTCCCCAAATAAAGAATAAAGGTTATTCTCCATTCATAAGCAAAGTACATATATAGATTTGACCACAGAACTTGGCTAAACAATTCTTGTCTAAAAAAGGAGGTGATGATCCTCAAATTTCCAGCAGAAACCGACGCGGCTACACAAGATGAAACACCTTTTTTCAGTGGGGTGTTGAACactgttgacaaccaaaattattaagaaaaaagaaatagaCAATCAAGGAATTTCCGGCAGAAAACCGGCTAGGCCCAGTTTCCAAATCAGCCTAAGCCGGTTTTCTAATATGGTCAAAATGCAAATTCAACTCCACAAGTGTGTTCTTCTCGTCGAGACGTGCTTGAAATATCTCTACTATAAGGGACCAATTAAAACTATACTAGGTctccaaaaaaacaaaaattctccGCTGAGAGACTACAACCATTGTGCATCAACAAAATTGTACCCAGAATTACCGTATCATTAAAATCTATGGCTCATAATCATTTCTCACAGGCTTCAACTTGATCCGATGGCCAACATTATTTGGATCTCCCCCACCCAGGCTTCAACGCACGCCTCACACATCCCGCAGTCTACGGTAAAATGGAAACTAATGGACGTCAATCAAGGCAAACA
This window encodes:
- the LOC136533344 gene encoding protein DMP10-like, with translation MANNAINPDARAQITENSDTTGTGRRNDATTGSSNLGEGVADAMDAKSSKANVAAEKVLSVSANLAKLLPSGAVLVLQTLSASFTNQGACNVANKWLSASLVAFLTAACIFLTFTDCIVHKGKIYYGVALPRRLNVFGLTKREERELLKALRGELKERRLKTLDWVHAFFTAIVFISIAMGDVGLQKCFVPDLDSDHMKNVKELLRNAPLGLALLSSFVFMIFPTRRRGVGFDNSDRGDTPPSEEDKKKANQQQSKENASTNV